The genomic DNA CATGATGACAGGGATAAGTGGAAAAGTCATATTGACAAAGATCTGATTGTGCAGCAATATCAGCGGCCAAAATCACGGCTTTCCCTTTTTTCCTGAATTTCTTCGTATTCGTTATGCAAATTAATATTCAGCTGTCGTTGAGCGTTAAATATGTCAGCCTGTATTTTAGCTTCAGCTAGTGCTTGAGCAATGTTTTTTCTCTTGACCTCTTCTTTCTCTATTTGATCATCCTCGTTTCTGCGCATTTCCTGTTCCGAAGGCTCGGGCGATTGTGCTACGCCGCTCCCGCCAATAAATGACGAATGACTCCAATTTGGCGAGGCGCCATTTTTGGAATACGTGTTATAAGATTTTGAGTGTGAAAGTTTTCTGTTTTGTTGTGAAATTGCCTTTTTGGCAACCAGTATCGCAAGATATGATAGGGCGCACACACTGAGCAGAACAATGCCGATTAGAATAATTAGCTTCGTGGACATATTTTCCCTCCAACTTTTTTCATTCCCCCACGCCCCACAAAGAAAGACGGCAGGGCAACCTCTCGGTTGACCTGCCGTCTTGTTTATGCGATTAAGCTTTTTATCCATAGCCTGATAGGAGTTACCAGCTCCTATCAGGCTTGCGCCTGAAAGATGCACGCACCGCATCATCGACTGATGGATATAGCTTACACCTTATGTTAGCATAGTCTCCGAAATGATTGCAAGGGGGACAACAGTTTGTTTTTTATATAAACTTCCGCTCATTTTGAGCGAAAGTCAAATTTCCGCTTGATTTCATTAATAACACGTGATATACTTTGAATGAAATAATTACCAATGAAACACAAATAGCCCTTTAGAAGTTACCAGCTTCTAAAAGGCTTGCGCCTAGAAGATGCACGCACCGCATCACCAGACTTATCTGTGCCAAGAACACCGCAAGGTGTTAAATACAGAAAGACTATGATGTAATCGGCATCATGGTCTTTCTTTTTGTACTTTGAAACGTGAATATGTTGTAGGGCCTTTCAGTAGCAGTAGAGATGACCCAACAAGCTGCTTGCAAACCGCCCGCTATTGCGGGCGGCCCTTATGGTTGCCGAACTAGGATTCGAACCCAGACAAACAGAGTCAGAGTCTGTCGTGCTACCTTTACACAATTCGGCAATGATTATTGCAGCACTATCTATTATATCTCAAAAAACTGTAATGTCAACAATTTTTTGCACTAAAATACAGTTAGGGCATGAAAATATTGTTTTGGGATACACTTTAATAGACTGAAAACGGAGGGATATCATGGTTATCATACTGCTTCCGCCGGGAAATGACAGTGAAAAGACGGCCTGTGCGCTTTTTGAGCTGTTGCAACGAAGCCGCCACGCTATGCTGCTGTGCGACGCCCTCTGCCATTTTGCGGACGGAAACCCTGATTTTTGCATCGTGATGTGTGGTGCCGGGCAGCAGGTTGTGCTTGATGCTGCCGCTCGTTGTATTGTATTGGTGCCAGAAGGTTGCCAAAGTCCGTTTGTAGCGCCACCCGGGGCAACGGTTCTTTCCTTTTCAGAAAGCGGTCCCAGCATCGCGCTAGACGGCAGCCAGCAGCTAATAAGCTGCGGGCTGCGCCAGAGGGATACGCTAACCCTTTCGAGTTTGGACAGCCAAAAGCCCGTTTTTTCGGTTCAGCGCACCGTCACTACGTTGAACGGAGAATCGCTGGAAATTGGGGAGTACCCATTGAGTATTCCCGATGAGCAAAAACATCAGGATATTATTGCAGCCGCTGCGGTGCTGTTGCTGCAGGACGGCTATCTTGAACCGGATTGCTTTCGCACACATTAATTAAGAGCCTTCTGATCAGATGCAGTGGTATTCGACTTTAATTACTGCTTTGTCATAAAATCATCCGCATAAAAGCATGACTAAAGTAAGGTAACAGTTCCGGCGTTATTCTTGAAAAAGCCTTCATACTCACGAGCAAAGAGCGCATTGGCCTGCTCGCCGTTACAATGGCAGGCGCCCAACCGCTGTATGCCCATCGCCCGCAGGCTTGCCATGGTGGCGCGCATGCGTGGTTCGTCCGCGTCCATAAGATGTGTGCCGCCTATAAATGTGTGCACCGGTGCATTAAATAGCTGAGATACCCACGCGCAAGTGTTGATGACACCCTTGTGTGAGCAACCCGAAAGCAGAGCCAGCCCCTGTTCGCCGTGTACCACAACGACTGTTTCTTCATTGAAATCATCCACGACATAGGCCTCACCACATTGGCGTAGCATACCGGGGTTGGCCTTTTCAACTTCGTTTTTAGAAGGGATACCACATACAAGGAAAACCTTTTCGCTAAGTTTTAATACGCCTGGCTCCAAAATATAAAACGGAACCTGACGCTCAAAAAGAAATTCTTCCGTCAGCCTGGCGCTGATTGGGCGCAGGCGGCCTGATTCACGGTGATACCGATGCGAAAAAAAGTTTGGCCCAAAATAAGTGGCTTTTGGACAGCAGCCATTGTCCAGAAGGGCCTTAACGCCGCCGGTGTGGTCGTAGTGCCCGTGACTGAGCACCAGTGTATCTACGCTCTCTAAGCTGACGCCGAGTTGTCTGGCGTTGTCCAAAAACGCTGGGGTGGCGCCGGTATCAAGCAGCAACGTAAAGCTGCCATCAGTCAGGTGCAGGCTCAGACCATGCTCGGTGTGCATGCCGTCTTTAGCGGCGTTGTTTTCCATCAGGGTGGTCACGACAAACCCCATTTCAAATTCCCTCCTAATATTCGATGATTTATATGTAAGATTTTGATGCGTGTTTCTATTCTACTATAAAATACCGGGGAATACTATATTCCGACTCAACTTTTTATATCGCGCTACCGCTGTTGCAAGTGAACCTTTTTTCGGTTATGATGGCTTGAAGACAGCTTTTGCCATTATAAAAGAGGAGGAACACATCATGACGATTTTAGTGCTGGGTGGTGCGGGCTATATCGGTTCGCATACTGTCAAAGCGCTTTGCAATGAGGGTGTCGATACCGTCGTGGCCGACAATCTTTCAACCGGGTACGCTGCAGCTGTGGACAAACGCGCGCGTTTTTATAAAGGGGATATTTCTGACAAAACTTTTCTGGATACGCTGTTTAGCAAGGAACACATTGATGGCGTCATCCATTTTGCAGCCTATTCTCTGGTGGGGGAGAGCGTTTCAAACCCTCTGAAATATTATGAGAATAATCTTTGTGGTACCCGGGTGCTACTAGAGGCCATGGTCGCGCACAAAATTGATAAAATTGTTTTTTCTTCCACCGCAGCCACTTATGGTGAGCCGGAGCGTATGCCGATTGACGAGCAGGATCGCACCTGCCCGACCAATCCCTATGGCGAAACCAAACTGGCGATGGAAAAGATGTTTTACTGGACGGCTAAAGCGCACGGCCTGCGCTATGTTTCGCTACGCTATTTTAACGCCTGCGGTGCCGATGAAAGTGGAGAGATCGGTGAGGCGCACATGCCGGAATCGCATTTAATACCATTAATACTACAGGTGCCAAATGGTCAGCGTGCGCATATTTCGATTTTTGGTGGCGATTATCCTACAAAAGACGGCACCTGTGTGCGTGATTATATCCATGTCACCGATTTGGCGCAGGCACATATTCTGGCTATGCGTTATTTGGCAAACGGCAACGAAAGCAATATTATGAACCTTGGCAACGGCGTGGGCTTTACGGTGCAGGAGGTCATCGAAACCGCGCGCCGCGTAACAGGGCATGCCATCCCTGCGGTGCTCTCGCCTCGGCGAGAGGGCGACCCGGCACAGTTGATTGCATCAAGCGAAAAAGCCAAACAGGTGCTTGGCTGGCGGCCGCAGCATGCCGAACTGGAAGAAATTATTGCTTCGGCATGGAACTGGCACAAGCGTCACCCAAACGGTTACGCGCCAAAATAATCGGCATTTAGTATCTTCAATATTATAAAGTGGTGTTGGGCTGGGTTTTGTGCTGGCTCAACACCACTTTAATGATATCAGGCATAAAAGTAATGGCTTTAGCGCAAAACATGTTTGTCATCAAACGGTGAAGATAACACTGTTTTAAAATCCGATTTTTTGTGTTTTAGCTGGTTTATTTAACAAAGAGGCTCGCGATATTTTTCCGCCAAATTGCGAATTATTTGGAAATCATAATTGATTTTTAATCGGCTAATACTATGACTGCAAACGCAAATGATCTGAACACAAGTCAGACAATCAAACAATTTCTATTGTAAGGAGAATGTGATTATGGCTAATTCCAGTAACAAGATTATTGTTCCCGAAGCTAAGGAAGCTATGAACAAGTTCAAGATGGAGGCTGCTAACGAAGTTGGCGTTAACCTCAAGCAGGGATACAATGGCGATTTGACCTCTCGTCAGGCCGGCTCGGTTGGCGGACAGATGGTCAAGAAGATGATCCAGTCCTACGAGAGCTCGATGAAGTAACCTTAAACGGCGAAACAACAATTGCAGTTAGCCTGCAATAGCGGGCGATGCTTGAATCGGCCGGAGCGGTACATGCCGCTTCCGGCCGATTATCCATGCATTTAAATGACGTATCTTATTCACTTTTGACGAAACGAAATGAATTATTTTAAAATATCTTTTCTTGTATATTCTTGACGTAAAAAGAATGAAAATTATGATAAAATAAATTCAATGCTTAACTCCCTAAATTTTGTTGAAAAACCTTATGCAAAACGCCTAGGCGAAAATACATAATAAAATTATAAATTTTTAGGGGTTTATCTAATAGAAGTATTTTGGGAGAATAAGAGCAAAACTTGTCTAAAAATTAACTTCTATATTGTCGTAAATAAAAAACCTTTGTTTTTTGCCCTATTGCACAATATTGCAGGATTTGCACCTGCAAACCGTCATGGTTTTTTTGCAGATGATAAGAGACTCTTACAATTCTGTTAATAGCCTCAAAATGTCTTGACATTTTCATGAATTTGATGTTCAATATATACATGTATTCTCTCGTTTTTTTGGCTTTTTCTTTTAATCGCGAAGCCATCAGAGGGCACTACTTTCATATTACTTAACGACTGGATGGTGATAAGATTGTCTTTGGAAGCAATTAAACAGATCTCCGAGACTGAACAATCTGCGCAGCAGTGTATTACTGACGCACAGACAAAAGCGCGGGATATTATTTCTAACGCACAGCGAACTGCTGCGCAGGAATATGATTCAACGCTCAAACGGGCGGCCGCCCAAGCGGCTGAGGCGCTGGCTGGCGCCAAGCATCGCGGAGACGATATGGCCGAGCAACAGCTCTCAGAATATCGCCGGCAATGCGAGACCTTGCAGGTGCAGGCTCAGAACCGCTTGGACAAAGCAGTCGCCATAGTAATGGAAAGGGTAGTCGGCTGATGTCTATTTTAAAAATGAAGCGACTGTATGTGATTGCCCCCGCCGACTCAAGACGGACAGTTTTGCGTGCGCTGACCAGGCTCGGTTGCGTCGAGCTGGAACGCTGCTCCGCTCAGCAGATCGTCGATTCCGGCGGGAAATTATATATTAGTGAAGAAAACACACAGGCTGCAAAAACACGCAGCACCTTGGAAAATGCCTGCCGCCTTCTGAAAAATTCTGGGGCGGCAAAAAAGACACCGCTGTTTTCTGCACGGCCCGAGGTTACCGAGCGTCAGCTCTTTGATACGGCTATGCTCAGCGGTGCCAAGCAAACGGCCGAAGCGGTCGACGCACTGGGTGCCCAACTGGCTGAGGCCGGTGCGTCACAAGCGAAGCTACATTCTCAGATTGCGGCACTGACCCCCTGGCAGCCACTTGACATACCATTAGAATTTACCGGAACGCGAGAGACAGTCTTTCTTATAGGCACGATGCCTGCGGCTATTGAAACCAGCCTGTTGTTTACCCGCTTAGGAGGAGAAGCACCCGCCTGTATGGCCGAGGTAATCGGCTCTGATAGCGAGCAGCATTACATTGCCGTGATGGTTCACAGGGAGCAGGAATCGGACGCATTGAACATCTTAAAAAGCGCCGGGTTTGTCACGGCAAACTTTAAGGATGTTGAAGTAACAGCAGGCGTACAGATAGATGCACTGCAAAAAGAGATTGCTGCGCTGGAAGAAGCCAAAGACGGATACGCAAAGCAGATTGCGGCTTATTATGACCAATTGCCAACATTGGAACTGGCGTACGACGCCTACACCCAGGAGGCGGCTCGGGATGAACTGCTTTCGGCTACCGCACATACGGAGCATACAGCCTATTTTACGGGCTGGATGCCTGCTGAGGCTGAGGCTGCGGTGGCAAAGCTGCTCGACACACAGGGGTGCGCCTATTCAATTGAGGAACCGGCGGAAAATGAAACACCCCCGGTTATGATGCAAAACAGCGCATTCATCAGTCCGGTCGAGCCGATTACAGAGATGTACGACACCCCGGCCTACGGTAGCATTGTGGATCCTAATCCGTTTATGTTCCCATTTTACATTGTTTTTTTTGGTTTTATAATGGCGGACGCGGCCTATGGCATTCTGATGTTTTTTGGTTGTTACTTCGCCCTGAAACTTATGAAGCCCAAGGGTGGCATGAAAAAGACGCTCACCTTATTTATGTACTGTGGCGTTTCAACTTTTTTTGCCGGTTTGCTGTTCGGTGGCTTTTTTTCAAATGCTGTCACAGTATTCACCCAAACCTTTCTCGGAAAAGCCGTCGTTATTCAACCGCTGTGGTTTAACCCCGCGGCCGAGCCGATGAAGATGCTGGCCTTTTCACTGGCATTGGGCGGCGTACACATTATCCTTGGCATGGCGCTGGCTGCTTACCGCATGATTCGTCAGGGGCACCTGCTCGACGCTATCTTCGATGTCGGTTCCTGGTATCTGGTCTTTGCTGGAATTGGGCTATACGTGCTTAAAATTCCGGTCGGGCTATATGTGATTATAGCGGGCGCACTTTTATTGGTGCTCACCGGCGGGCGCAATAGCCCAACTCTCTTCGGCAAGATAACCGGCGGTTTAGGCTCACTTTACGGCATTACCGGCTATCTCTCAGATGTCCTTTCCTATGCACGTATTATGGCGCTTGGCCTTTCGGGCGCTGTCATCGGTCAGGTCATGAACCAGCTTGGCGCTATGGGCGGCGGTGGGTTCTTCGGGCTGGTGTTGTTTATCGTTGTCTTTATTTTGGGCCACACCTTTAACCTTGCTATCAATCTGTTGGGTGCTTATGTTCACACATGCAGATTGCAGTATATAGAGTTTTTTGGCAAGTTTTTTGAAGGTGGCGGGCGCGCATTCCGACCGCTTGTCAATAATACAAATTATGTAACAATCATCAAGGAGGACTAAAACTATGGAATTCGTCACCAATCTTTTTTCAGGCTATTTCTTTGCGCTGCTCGGCGCGGCGCTCGCGGTAGGTCTTGCCGGCTCAGGTTCGGCAAAGGGCATGGGTATTGCGGGCGAGGCCGGCACTGGCATCGTTTCAGTCTCTCCTGAAAAATTCGGTCGTGTACTGCTGCTGCAGGCGCTTCCCGGAACGCAGGGCATTTACGGCCTGCTGATCTCGTTTATGATTCTTACCGCTGCGCCGGTAACGGGCGGCACGCTCACAATCGGGCAGGGCATCGGGTATTTCTGCGGCGCATTGCCGATTGCAATCGCTGGTTATTATTCGGCTATCGCACAGGGCCGTGTTTCTGCCGCCGCTATGGGCATTGTGGCTTCTAAGCCCGAGGAATCAATGAAGGGCGTTATCGCCGCCGGCATGGTTGAAACCTACGCCGTTTTCGCTGTTCTTATTTCGTTTATTATCGTTAGTACGATTCCCAGTCTGCCGCTGTAAGGAATGATTATTATGAACGGACTCGAAAACATTTCCAATAAAATATTAACCGACGCAAAGCTCAAGGCTGATGCAATTATTGCCGAGGCTGAGCAGAACGCCGCCAAAATCCTGGCGGATTCTAAAAAGCGTGCCGAGGCCGAGGTTGAGACGATCTTAAAAGATTCGGCCGCCCGTTGTGCCGACGTTGAGGAGAAAGCGCGCCTTGTTTCCGAACTTGAGGGTAAGAAGCTTGTTTCAAATGCGCGTCAGCAGATGATTTCCCTCACGTTTCAAACGGCGCTTGATCGGCTGCTGTCACTGCCAGAAGCAGAGTATCGCAAGCTGTTGATTTCGCTGGCAAACGATGTGCTGACCGACGGTAAGGGCGGCGAGGTGCTGCTCAACGCAAAGGACCGCACCGCGCATGGGCAGGCGCTGTCTCAGGCGTTGGACGGCAAGGCCACACTTGCTGAGGATGATGCGCCAATTGTCGGCGGGCTGATTATTCGGCGCGGAAAAATAGAGTATAACTGTGCGCTGGATGTTCTTGTGCGCATGGTTTCGGAAAAAGTCGCCCCCGAGGTGTCTTCAGCGCTGTTCCCGGAAGGAGCGTGAGCGTATTGCCAAAGTCGCCCGATACCGATTATGTCTATTTAAGCACCCTTTTGAAAGCGATGGAAAAAAATATGCTTTCAAAAGAAGACCTCACCCGCCTTGTTTCGGCGCGCACCGATGAGGATGCCGTCAAAATTTTGACCGAGAAGGGCTGGAGTACCTTTGATGCCAAAGATTCTGTCGCGCTTGAGCAGGAAATATCGCATCAGCGCAAGGCGCTGTTCGATCTAATTTACCGCTATGTGCCGGAAACCAGCGTCGTTGATTTATTTCGTTTAAAGTATGATTATCACAATCTAAAATCCTTGATAAAAGCCACCGCACAGGGGGTGGATGGCCAACGTCTTTTAAGTGATGCCGGCACCATTAGCCCCAACGCGCTGGTGGGCATGCACAACGATAAAGATTACAGCCACATGCCCCCAATCATGGCTACAGCGACGCAGGAGGCAGCAGACCTGTTGGCCCGCACTGGTGACCCACAGCTTTCTGATCTGTTGTTGGACGGCGCGCTGGCGGCGCAGATGTTGGCGTTGGCTCAAGCCACCGAAAGTACATTTCTTTTGGGCTATGTTCGTCTGTGGATCGACCTTGGCAACCTGCGGGTGCTCACACGCGCAGCTTTAAGCAAAAAGGGTTTTGATTATTTACAGCGTGCGATTTTCCCGGGCGGAAATGTTGCCTGTGGGCAGGTGCGCGAGGTGAGCCCTGAGCTGCTTCGCAGTCTGTTTGGCTTTGGTGAACTGCTCACCGCAACAGAGGCCGCTGCAGAGGCACTTTCCGGCGGTCTAGCGCTTTCAGGGTTAGACATGGCGTGTGACAACACGCTGATTGAATATATTCGTGCCTCCCGCCTGATTCCATTTGGCGAGGCTACCGTCATTTCGTATCTGCTGGCGTTTGAGTCGCAGTTGGTGGCGGTGCGCACCGTCATGTCGGGGCGCGCCTCGGGCTTGAGCGAGGAGAGAATTACAGAAAGGCTGAGGATGAGCTATGTATAAAGCTGCGGTAATCGGAGACAGACAGAGCGTACTGGGCTTCAGGGCTTTAGGGCTTACCGTTGCGACTGCCGAAACGGCGCATGAAGCCGCCGAAGCACTGCACAGCTTAGCTAAAAGCCAACACGCCGTCATTTATATCACCGAACAACTTGCCGCAAAAATCCCAGAGGATATCGCGGCGTATCTGGATCTGCCGCAGACGGCGGTGATCCCAATTCCCTCAAAGGACGGCGTTCTCGGGATCGGTGATTCAGAACTGCATAAGGCAGTTGAACGCGCCGTCGGCGCCGATATTCTCAGAGACCCCGAGGAATAAACATTCCCAACCCCAGACAGAAGGAAGGTTGAATAATGAGCAGTAGCATTACAGGAAAGATTATAAAGGTCGCAGGCCCGCTTGTTGTCGCCGAGGGCCTCGCCAATGCCAACATGTTTGACGTGGTGCGCGTGGGCGATCAGCGACTTATTGGCGAAATTATCGAGATGCGCGGCGATGCGGCTTCGATACAGGTTTACGAAGAGACCTCCGGCATCGCGCCCGGTGCCAAGGTGGAGACCACTGGTGCACCCCTTTCGGTCGAGCTGGCTCCCGGTCTCATTACCACCATTTATGACGGCATCCAGCGCCCGCTGGAGGCAATTCGCGAAGTCGCAGGCAGCCTGCTGACACGCGGCGTTGAGGTTAAGCCTCTCGATCATGATAAAAAATGGGAATTTGTCCCCAGCGCCAAAGTCGGCGACAAGGTTGTCACCGGCGATATTCTCGGTACAGTGGATGAGACCATCGTTGTTAAGCACAAGGTTATGGTGCCGCACGGCGTCTCGGGCGAGATTGCCGAGATTAAAAGCGGTAGTTTTACTATTGATGAAACAATTGCGACCGTCAAACTGGCGGACGGTTCTTTAAAAGAGCTTTCGATGCTCCAGCGTTGGCCGGTTCGCGTCGAGCGTCCCTATAAAAAGAAGCTGGCGCCCGACCTTCCAATGGTTACAGGGCAAAGAACGGTCGATACTTTCTTCCCGATCGCCAAGGGCGGTACCGCCGCCATCCCTGGGCCGTTCGGTTCGGGCAAGACCGTCACCCAGCATCAGCTTGCCAAATGGTCGGACGTGGATATCGTCATCTATATCGGCTGCGGAGAGCGCGGCAACGAGATGACCGACGTTCTGCGCGAGTTTCCTGAGCTGATTGACCCGCGTACCGGTGAAAGCTTGATGCAGCGTACCGTGTTAATCGCCAACACCTCCGATATGCCGGTTGCGGCCCGTGAGGCCAGCGTCTACACCGGCATCACCATAGCGGAATACTATCGCGACATGGGCTACGCGGTTGCAGTCATCGCCGACTCTACTTCCCGCTGGGCCGAGGCGCTGCGCGAAATGTCCGGCCGTCTCGAAGAGATGCCCGGCGAAGAAGGCTATCCCGCCTACCTTGCTTCCCGTTTGGCGCAGTTTTACGAGCGCGCCGGCCGTGTCGTCTGCCTTGGCAGCGACGAGCGCGAGGCGGCGCTTTCCGCTATCGGCGCGGTTTCGCCCCCCGGTGGTGATATTTCAGAGCCGGTCAGCCAGGCGACGCTTCGTATCGTCAAGGTGTTCTGGGGATTGGATTCCGCACTGGCCTATCGCCGCCACTTCCCAGCCATTAACTGGCTGTCGTCCTATTCGCTTTACTTCGACCGCCTAAAGGGCTGGTACGATGAAAACATCGGCGCCGATTTTGTTTCTCAGCGCCACGAAGCAATGAGCCTTTTACAGCAGGAAAGTGAGCTTGAGGAAATTGTTAAGCTGGTCGGCATTGATTCGCTCTCGCCTGGTGACCGCCTGATTATGGAGGCCTCCCAGATGCTGCGTGAGGACTTTTTGCAGCAGAACGCCATGAGCGATACCGACTCCTATTGCCCGATCGATAAGCAATATCGCCTGATGGCTCTTATTCTCAGATATTATCACGCCGCTAAGAAGGCGCTGGAAAGCGGTGCCCCCATGAAGGCGGTATTCGCAATTCCCGCGAGAGATCGCATCGGCCGTGCTAAGGATGTGCCGACCGAGGAATATGTCGAGACCTACGCCGACATATCGCGTGAAATGATTTCTCAGCTTGAGGCTGCTGCGGGAGGTGCACAAGGATGATTAAAGAATACCGTACTATACAAGAGGTCGCAGGGCCTCTGATGCTTGTTAAAGACGTTGACGACGTCGCATATAACGAGCTGGGCGAAATTGAGCTGCAAAACGGCGAGGTGCGCCGCTGCCGCGTGCTTGAAATGAACGGCAGCAACGCGCTGGTGCAGTTATTTGAATCTTCGGCAGGCATCAACCTAGCGCAGTCTAAGGTGCGCTTTCTCGGACATTCAATTGAGCTCGGTGTTGCCCCCGACATGTTGGGGCGCATATTTGACGGCCTTGGTAACCCCATTGACAATGGCCCTGAGATCATGCCCGACAAGCGCATGGATATCAACGGTACGCCGATGAACCCGGCCGCCCGCGACTATCCTTCAGAGTTTATCCAAACGGGCGTTTCGGCCATCGATGGCCTGAACACGCTGGTCCGAGGGCAAAAGCTGCCGATTTTCTCAGGTTCCGGTCTGCCGCACGCCAACCTCGCCGCGCAAATTGCGCGTCAGGCGAAGGTTTTGGGCGGCGACAGTAAGTTTGCCGTTGTGTTCGCCGCTGTCGGCATCACATTTGAAGAAGCCGATTACTTTATCTCTGACTTTACCAGAACCGGGGCCATCGAACGTTCAGTGTTGTTTCTAAACCTTGCGAACGACCCGGCTATCGAGCGTATTTCAACGCCGCGTATGGCGTTGACCGCTGCGGAATATCTGGCGTTCGAGCTGGATATGCAGGTTCTGGTCATCATTACGGACATCACAAACTATTGTGAAGCGCTGCGAGAGGTTTCGGCCGCGCGTAAAGAGGTTCCCGGGCGCCGTGGCTACCCTGGTTATCTTTATACCGACCTTGCTACCATGTACGAGCGCGCTGGCCGTCTGCTGGGCAAGAAAGGCTCCATTACGATGATTCCGATTTTGTCGATGCCCGAAGACGACAAGACCCACCCGATTCCTGACCTTACCGGCTATATCACCGAGGGCCAGATCATCATTTCGCGCGAGCTTTACCGCAAGGGGCTTACACCGCCGATCGACGTTTTACCGTCGCTGTCTCGACTCAAGGACAAGGGTGTTGGCGTCGGTAAGACCCGTGAAGATCATGCCAATACGATGAACCAGCTGTTTGCGGCCTATGCCCGCGGCAAGGACGCCAAGGAGCTGATGACCATCTTAGGCGAGGCGGCGCTGACCGACACCGACAAGCTGTATGCCAAGTTTGCCGACGCGTTTGAAAAGCGTTATGTCTCTCAGGGATATGAAACAAACCGCACTATTGAAGAGACGCTGAATTTGGGCTGGGAGCTGCTTTCTATTCTGCCGGTTGGCGAGTTGAAGCGTATCAAGCCAGAATATATCGAGAAATATCTGCCGAAAAAGCAAGAGGGGTGATGCGGTATGGCAAGACTGAACGTCAATCCCACCCGCATGGAGCTAACTCGGCTTAAAAAGCGTCTTAAAACCGCTACCCGCGGCCATAAGCTGCTTAAAGACAAGCGCGA from Oscillospiraceae bacterium MB24-C1 includes the following:
- a CDS encoding alpha/beta-type small acid-soluble spore protein, encoding MANSSNKIIVPEAKEAMNKFKMEAANEVGVNLKQGYNGDLTSRQAGSVGGQMVKKMIQSYESSMK
- a CDS encoding V-type ATPase subunit; amino-acid sequence: MPKSPDTDYVYLSTLLKAMEKNMLSKEDLTRLVSARTDEDAVKILTEKGWSTFDAKDSVALEQEISHQRKALFDLIYRYVPETSVVDLFRLKYDYHNLKSLIKATAQGVDGQRLLSDAGTISPNALVGMHNDKDYSHMPPIMATATQEAADLLARTGDPQLSDLLLDGALAAQMLALAQATESTFLLGYVRLWIDLGNLRVLTRAALSKKGFDYLQRAIFPGGNVACGQVREVSPELLRSLFGFGELLTATEAAAEALSGGLALSGLDMACDNTLIEYIRASRLIPFGEATVISYLLAFESQLVAVRTVMSGRASGLSEERITERLRMSYV
- a CDS encoding MBL fold metallo-hydrolase, translated to MGFVVTTLMENNAAKDGMHTEHGLSLHLTDGSFTLLLDTGATPAFLDNARQLGVSLESVDTLVLSHGHYDHTGGVKALLDNGCCPKATYFGPNFFSHRYHRESGRLRPISARLTEEFLFERQVPFYILEPGVLKLSEKVFLVCGIPSKNEVEKANPGMLRQCGEAYVVDDFNEETVVVVHGEQGLALLSGCSHKGVINTCAWVSQLFNAPVHTFIGGTHLMDADEPRMRATMASLRAMGIQRLGACHCNGEQANALFAREYEGFFKNNAGTVTLL
- the galE gene encoding UDP-glucose 4-epimerase GalE, which encodes MTILVLGGAGYIGSHTVKALCNEGVDTVVADNLSTGYAAAVDKRARFYKGDISDKTFLDTLFSKEHIDGVIHFAAYSLVGESVSNPLKYYENNLCGTRVLLEAMVAHKIDKIVFSSTAATYGEPERMPIDEQDRTCPTNPYGETKLAMEKMFYWTAKAHGLRYVSLRYFNACGADESGEIGEAHMPESHLIPLILQVPNGQRAHISIFGGDYPTKDGTCVRDYIHVTDLAQAHILAMRYLANGNESNIMNLGNGVGFTVQEVIETARRVTGHAIPAVLSPRREGDPAQLIASSEKAKQVLGWRPQHAELEEIIASAWNWHKRHPNGYAPK
- a CDS encoding V-type ATP synthase subunit F: MYKAAVIGDRQSVLGFRALGLTVATAETAHEAAEALHSLAKSQHAVIYITEQLAAKIPEDIAAYLDLPQTAVIPIPSKDGVLGIGDSELHKAVERAVGADILRDPEE
- a CDS encoding V-type ATP synthase subunit I, translated to MSILKMKRLYVIAPADSRRTVLRALTRLGCVELERCSAQQIVDSGGKLYISEENTQAAKTRSTLENACRLLKNSGAAKKTPLFSARPEVTERQLFDTAMLSGAKQTAEAVDALGAQLAEAGASQAKLHSQIAALTPWQPLDIPLEFTGTRETVFLIGTMPAAIETSLLFTRLGGEAPACMAEVIGSDSEQHYIAVMVHREQESDALNILKSAGFVTANFKDVEVTAGVQIDALQKEIAALEEAKDGYAKQIAAYYDQLPTLELAYDAYTQEAARDELLSATAHTEHTAYFTGWMPAEAEAAVAKLLDTQGCAYSIEEPAENETPPVMMQNSAFISPVEPITEMYDTPAYGSIVDPNPFMFPFYIVFFGFIMADAAYGILMFFGCYFALKLMKPKGGMKKTLTLFMYCGVSTFFAGLLFGGFFSNAVTVFTQTFLGKAVVIQPLWFNPAAEPMKMLAFSLALGGVHIILGMALAAYRMIRQGHLLDAIFDVGSWYLVFAGIGLYVLKIPVGLYVIIAGALLLVLTGGRNSPTLFGKITGGLGSLYGITGYLSDVLSYARIMALGLSGAVIGQVMNQLGAMGGGGFFGLVLFIVVFILGHTFNLAINLLGAYVHTCRLQYIEFFGKFFEGGGRAFRPLVNNTNYVTIIKED
- a CDS encoding V-type ATP synthase subunit K, which produces MEFVTNLFSGYFFALLGAALAVGLAGSGSAKGMGIAGEAGTGIVSVSPEKFGRVLLLQALPGTQGIYGLLISFMILTAAPVTGGTLTIGQGIGYFCGALPIAIAGYYSAIAQGRVSAAAMGIVASKPEESMKGVIAAGMVETYAVFAVLISFIIVSTIPSLPL
- a CDS encoding V-type ATP synthase subunit E family protein is translated as MNGLENISNKILTDAKLKADAIIAEAEQNAAKILADSKKRAEAEVETILKDSAARCADVEEKARLVSELEGKKLVSNARQQMISLTFQTALDRLLSLPEAEYRKLLISLANDVLTDGKGGEVLLNAKDRTAHGQALSQALDGKATLAEDDAPIVGGLIIRRGKIEYNCALDVLVRMVSEKVAPEVSSALFPEGA